The Prunus persica cultivar Lovell chromosome G8, Prunus_persica_NCBIv2, whole genome shotgun sequence genome includes a region encoding these proteins:
- the LOC18767669 gene encoding gibberellin receptor GID1B, which translates to MAGSNEVNVNESKRVVPLNTWVLISNFKLAYNLLRRADGTFNRELAEFLDRKVPANTIPVDGVFSFDHVDRGTGLLNRVYLQAPENEAQWGIVDLEKPLSTTKIVPVIIFFHGGSFTHSSANSAIYDTFCRRLVNTCKAVVVSVNYRRSPEHRYPCAYDDGWATLKWVKSRTWLRSGKDSKVHVYLAGDSSGGNIAHHVAVKAAEAEVEVLGNILLHPMFGGQKRTESEKRLDGKYFVTIQDRDWYWRAFLPEGEDRDHPACNIFGPRDKSLEGLKFPKSLVVVAGFDLVQDWQLAYVEGLKNSGQDVKLLYLKQATIGFYFLPNNEHFYCLMEEISNFVNPDC; encoded by the exons ATGGCTGGCAGTAATGAAGTCAACGTCAATGAATCCAAG aGGGTCGTTCCGCTTAATACATGGGTACTCATCTCCAATTTCAAGCTAGCTTACAATCTCCTGCGCCGGGCTGATGGAACATTCAACCGTGAGTTGGCAGAGTTTCTTGACCGCAAAGTCCCTGCCAATACAATTCCAGTTGATGGGGTTTTCTCATTTGATCACGTTGATAGAGGTACCGGACTCCTTAACCGGGTTTACCTACAGGCCCCTGAAAATGAGGCTCAATGGGGGATTGTGGATCTTGAGAAACCCTTGAGCACCACCAAGATTGTCCCAGTCATAATTTTCTTCCATGGTGGTAGCTTCACTCATTCCTCAGCCAACAGTGCCATCTATGATACATTCTGTCGCCGTCTTGTTAATACATGCAAGGCTGTTGTAGTGTCAGTAAATTATCGTCGATCGCCTGAACATCGATATCCTTGTGCATATGATGATGGCTGGGCAACTCTCAAGTGGGTTAAATCAAGAACATGGCTTCGGAGTGGGAAGGACTCAAAGGTTCATGTTTACCTGGCTGGAGACAGTTCAGGTGGCAACATTGCTCACCATGTTGCAGTAAAAGCAGCTGAAGCAGAAGTTGAGGTATTGGGAAACATCCTTCTTCACCCCATGTTTGGTGGGCAAAAGAGAACAGAATCAGAAAAGAGATTGGATGGGAAGTATTTCGTTACAATTCAAGACCGCGATTGGTACTGGCGAGCTTTTCTTCCTGAAGGAGAAGACAGAGACCACCCAGCATGTAATATATTTGGCCCCAGAGATAAAAGCCTTGAAGGGCTCAAATTCCCCAAAAGTCTTGTTGTTGTGGCTGGTTTTGATCTTGTCCAAGATTGGCAATTGGCGTATGTGGAAGGGCTGAAGAATTCAGGTCAGGATGTGAAGCTCCTTTATCTAAAGCAGGCCACAATCGGTTTCTACTTCCTGCCAAACAATGAGCATTTCTATTGTCTCATGGAGGAGATAAGCAACTTCGTCAATCCTGACTGTTAA